In the Flavobacterium sp. 90 genome, TTTACCCTTAACGGAAATAAATATTTTAACGGAAAGGTTTTAGAAGTTTCTTCGACTAACCCGTAGAGAATTATAAATTATTAATTATGAGTTATGAATGAAAGTGTGGTGAAAACCAAGAGTTTTGAATTAGCAATTAGAGGTGTTAATTTTCATAAATGGTTGGTTTCTGAAAAGAAGGAATTTGTAATGAGTAAACAATTTTTACGTTCTATTACTTCAGTTGGTGCAAATGTTCGTGAGGCAGTTAACGCGCAAAGCAAAGCTGATTTTATTCATAAATTATCAATTTCTCAAAAAGAATGCGACGAATCAATGTATTGGTTAGAGATTTTGAATGCGACAAATTATGTTTCTACAATAGAGTTTGAATCCATGCACAATCAATGCGCAGAAGTACTAAAAATAATCAAAAGCATAATAATTACGTCAAAGAAAAATTTAATTAAAAATTCATAACTCATAACTAATAATTAATAATTATTGTG is a window encoding:
- a CDS encoding four helix bundle protein, which codes for MNESVVKTKSFELAIRGVNFHKWLVSEKKEFVMSKQFLRSITSVGANVREAVNAQSKADFIHKLSISQKECDESMYWLEILNATNYVSTIEFESMHNQCAEVLKIIKSIIITSKKNLIKNS